Proteins encoded in a region of the Elizabethkingia bruuniana genome:
- the purD gene encoding phosphoribosylamine--glycine ligase, with protein sequence MRVLVVGTGGREAAIGWKLKQDPKVKKIFFARGNASTEEYGENIYEDSIPELVEFATREKVDLTIVGPEAPLVEGIVDEFKAAGLKIFGPNAKAASLEGSKAFSKRFMQDHGIKTAKAQVFEVYQDALDYVKDHKFPLVIKASGLAGGKGVVICETLEEADAVIHDFMIRRIHGDAGIKLVIEEFLQGFEASIICFSNGEELFPCIPVKDYKKVGEGDEGMNTGGMGTVAPSPEFNGMHYADFERNIMLPTLKGLKQENLSFKGFIFFGLMVTAEGSYLLEYNMRLGDPETQVILPLMENSLVDVINDCMEGKPVELKFADKKAVCVVMVSGGYPRNIETGLEIKGTDKVDTLCLLAGARKGGNSYYTTGGRVVNVVGFGETYDDARKQAYDNIKKVSFDYGFYRHDIGLFEQKK encoded by the coding sequence ATGCGAGTATTAGTCGTTGGTACCGGAGGTCGTGAGGCTGCAATTGGATGGAAACTTAAACAAGATCCGAAAGTTAAAAAAATATTCTTTGCAAGAGGAAACGCTTCAACCGAAGAATATGGTGAGAATATATATGAAGATTCTATCCCGGAACTGGTAGAATTTGCAACAAGAGAAAAAGTTGATTTAACAATTGTTGGTCCTGAAGCACCTTTAGTGGAAGGAATCGTAGATGAGTTTAAAGCAGCAGGTCTTAAAATTTTTGGACCAAATGCTAAAGCGGCTTCATTAGAAGGTTCTAAAGCTTTCTCTAAGAGATTTATGCAGGATCATGGTATTAAAACTGCAAAGGCTCAGGTTTTTGAAGTATACCAGGATGCTTTAGATTATGTTAAAGATCACAAATTTCCGTTAGTAATAAAGGCTAGCGGTTTAGCAGGTGGTAAAGGAGTAGTAATCTGTGAAACTCTTGAAGAAGCAGATGCTGTTATTCATGATTTCATGATCAGAAGAATTCACGGTGATGCCGGGATTAAGCTGGTTATTGAAGAATTTTTACAAGGATTTGAAGCTTCTATTATCTGTTTCTCTAACGGTGAAGAGTTATTCCCTTGTATTCCTGTAAAAGATTACAAGAAAGTAGGAGAAGGTGATGAAGGTATGAATACCGGTGGTATGGGTACTGTAGCACCAAGTCCTGAATTCAACGGGATGCACTATGCAGATTTCGAAAGAAATATTATGCTGCCAACGCTGAAAGGTCTTAAGCAGGAGAACCTTAGTTTCAAAGGATTTATTTTCTTCGGATTAATGGTTACTGCAGAAGGAAGTTACCTTTTGGAATACAACATGCGTTTAGGAGATCCTGAAACTCAGGTTATTTTGCCTCTAATGGAAAACAGCCTTGTGGATGTTATCAATGACTGTATGGAAGGAAAACCGGTAGAACTAAAATTTGCTGATAAAAAAGCGGTATGTGTGGTAATGGTTTCCGGAGGATATCCAAGAAATATCGAAACTGGTCTTGAAATAAAAGGAACTGATAAAGTTGATACACTTTGTCTTCTTGCAGGTGCCAGAAAAGGCGGAAACAGCTATTATACAACAGGCGGCAGAGTTGTAAATGTTGTAGGATTTGGAGAAACTTATGATGATGCCAGAAAGCAGGCTTATGACAACATTAAAAAGGTTTCTTTCGACTACGGCTTCTACAGACACGATATAGGCTTGTTCGAGCAAAAGAAATAA
- the purH gene encoding bifunctional phosphoribosylaminoimidazolecarboxamide formyltransferase/IMP cyclohydrolase, giving the protein MKKRALISVSDKSGLIDFARFLEKNNYELISTGGTFKHLKDAGLSPVQIDEVTNFPEMLDGRVKTLHPKVHGGILAIRSNEEHMKTVQEHGIGLIDMVIVNLYPFFENADKEISLEEKVEFIDIGGPSMLRSAAKGFFDVTVITDAGDYSKIQEEIETSGNTQLETRKMLAGKVFNLTAAYDAAISKMLLDEEYPNYLNASFKKVANLRYGENPHQSAAYYVSTVEKGAMKDFEQLGGKELSFNNLRDMDLCWKVVNEFKEEMACCAVKHSTPCGVAVGTTPEETYRKTFECDPVSIFGGIVGMNFKVDAATATALNETFLEIVMAPDFDADALEILNKKKNLRVIKIKHPVSDKQVWVKIDGGMLVQNADDEFSEDINVVTEKQPTDEQRKALIFSQRVVKYVKSNAIVVSNGQQALGIGGGQVNRIWATQHAVERAKAKFGGELVLASDAFFPFRDVVDFCAAEGIKAIIQPGGSMRDEESIQAANEHEIPMLFTGMRHFFH; this is encoded by the coding sequence ATGAAAAAAAGAGCATTAATTAGTGTTTCTGACAAAAGCGGTCTAATCGATTTTGCCAGGTTTTTGGAAAAAAACAATTATGAGCTGATCTCAACAGGAGGAACCTTTAAGCATCTGAAAGATGCAGGACTTAGCCCTGTTCAGATTGATGAAGTAACTAACTTTCCGGAGATGCTGGACGGAAGAGTAAAAACGCTGCACCCAAAAGTACACGGAGGTATTTTAGCAATTCGTTCTAACGAAGAGCACATGAAAACTGTTCAGGAGCACGGAATTGGCTTAATCGATATGGTAATTGTTAACCTATATCCGTTTTTTGAAAATGCTGATAAAGAAATTTCTTTAGAAGAAAAAGTAGAATTTATCGATATAGGCGGACCCTCTATGTTGCGTTCTGCAGCTAAAGGATTCTTTGATGTTACTGTAATTACCGATGCCGGTGATTATTCAAAAATTCAGGAAGAAATTGAAACTTCCGGAAATACTCAACTGGAAACGCGTAAGATGTTAGCAGGGAAGGTATTCAACCTTACTGCGGCGTATGATGCAGCAATTTCCAAAATGCTTTTGGATGAAGAATATCCTAACTATCTGAATGCTTCATTCAAAAAAGTAGCGAACCTTCGTTACGGTGAAAATCCACATCAATCTGCGGCCTACTATGTTTCTACAGTAGAGAAAGGAGCGATGAAAGATTTCGAACAGTTAGGCGGAAAAGAGCTTTCTTTCAATAACCTGAGAGATATGGATCTTTGCTGGAAAGTGGTAAATGAATTCAAAGAAGAAATGGCTTGTTGCGCTGTGAAGCATTCTACACCTTGTGGAGTAGCTGTAGGCACAACACCAGAAGAAACATACAGAAAAACATTTGAGTGTGATCCTGTTTCCATTTTTGGTGGAATCGTAGGGATGAACTTTAAAGTAGATGCTGCTACAGCGACTGCATTAAACGAAACTTTCTTAGAGATTGTTATGGCACCGGATTTTGATGCTGATGCTTTAGAAATCCTTAACAAAAAGAAAAATCTTCGTGTTATCAAAATCAAACATCCGGTTTCTGATAAGCAGGTTTGGGTGAAAATTGATGGTGGTATGCTGGTACAGAATGCTGATGATGAGTTTTCTGAAGACATCAATGTTGTAACTGAAAAACAACCTACAGATGAGCAGAGAAAAGCATTGATCTTCTCACAGAGAGTTGTGAAATATGTAAAATCTAACGCAATAGTTGTTTCCAATGGTCAGCAGGCTTTAGGAATTGGTGGCGGACAGGTTAACCGTATCTGGGCTACACAACATGCAGTAGAAAGAGCAAAAGCAAAATTCGGTGGCGAATTGGTGTTGGCTTCAGATGCTTTCTTCCCGTTCAGAGACGTTGTAGATTTCTGTGCTGCAGAGGGGATCAAAGCTATCATTCAGCCAGGTGGATCTATGCGTGATGAAGAAAGTATTCAGGCTGCAAATGAGCATGAAATCCCAATGTTATTTACCGGGATGCGTCACTTTTTCCATTAA
- a CDS encoding tetratricopeptide repeat protein — MIKNIIFFATLIGVSLTGQIKLPEDIIFNKNAVDAENHWVIIKPKDTDKDKPFTLGFVYYDESGGGYSFRYGGELSYSNNEFQLSSLDNKGSMMITRIGNFSPFLAILSDKRLNDLKIDVVPSWLKGYSMNLSENEAKLRRASSLNGANRPDMALEILQKLYNNNYRTKDVYFELMFSYNALKQYPDAARIGKEAIAKGFDTNELIVKEAAYTAVHTEDWKTAEELAKLAFDFKNQKNKNEILYNLVYMYFSKGKYDEASKWIEISKNKMGGDTEKAFRNLDAIQAEIIKKKESK, encoded by the coding sequence ATGATTAAGAATATTATCTTTTTCGCCACTCTTATAGGAGTAAGTCTTACTGGGCAGATAAAGCTACCCGAAGATATTATCTTTAATAAAAATGCCGTTGATGCAGAAAATCATTGGGTTATAATAAAACCTAAAGATACAGATAAAGATAAACCTTTTACATTAGGATTTGTTTACTATGATGAAAGTGGAGGAGGATATTCTTTTAGATATGGAGGAGAGTTAAGTTATTCAAATAATGAATTTCAATTATCATCTCTTGATAATAAAGGATCTATGATGATAACAAGGATTGGAAATTTTTCACCTTTTTTAGCTATACTGTCTGATAAGAGATTGAATGATTTAAAAATAGATGTTGTACCATCCTGGCTGAAAGGTTATTCTATGAATCTTTCTGAAAATGAAGCAAAATTGCGAAGAGCAAGTAGTCTGAATGGGGCTAATAGACCAGATATGGCGCTAGAAATTTTACAAAAATTATACAATAATAACTATCGTACAAAAGATGTTTATTTTGAATTAATGTTCTCCTATAATGCATTAAAACAATATCCTGATGCGGCTAGAATTGGAAAAGAGGCTATAGCTAAAGGATTTGATACTAATGAATTAATAGTTAAAGAAGCTGCTTATACAGCAGTTCATACAGAGGATTGGAAAACGGCAGAAGAACTTGCCAAACTAGCATTTGATTTTAAAAATCAAAAAAATAAAAACGAAATTCTTTACAATCTTGTATATATGTATTTCTCCAAAGGGAAATATGACGAAGCAAGTAAATGGATCGAAATTTCTAAAAATAAAATGGGGGGAGATACAGAGAAAGCCTTCCGTAATTTAGATGCTATCCAGGCTGAAATAATAAAGAAAAAGGAAAGTAAATAA
- the purN gene encoding phosphoribosylglycinamide formyltransferase — protein sequence MKKIVILVSGSGTNLQRIIKAIADKEIQNAEISLVVADRDCYGLKRAEDAGIPFQLIKRGKDFCQKLDTVIPEDTSLIVLAGFLSVLTQEFCEKWEGKMINVHPSLLPKFGGKGMWGMHVHNAVKEAGETESGATVHFVTTGVDEGEVILQGKITVEENDTPEDIAGKVHQIEYDIFPLAIEKVLNK from the coding sequence ATGAAAAAAATAGTAATACTGGTATCAGGCTCAGGAACTAATTTGCAAAGGATTATAAAAGCTATTGCTGATAAAGAAATCCAGAATGCAGAAATAAGCCTTGTAGTAGCTGACCGTGATTGTTACGGACTAAAAAGAGCTGAAGATGCCGGAATCCCTTTTCAATTAATTAAAAGAGGAAAGGATTTTTGCCAGAAACTAGATACTGTAATTCCTGAAGATACATCACTTATTGTACTGGCTGGATTTTTATCCGTTCTTACACAGGAGTTTTGTGAAAAGTGGGAAGGCAAAATGATTAATGTTCACCCATCTTTGCTTCCAAAATTCGGAGGAAAAGGAATGTGGGGTATGCATGTGCACAATGCTGTTAAAGAAGCAGGAGAAACAGAATCCGGAGCTACTGTACATTTTGTAACCACAGGAGTAGATGAAGGAGAAGTTATTCTGCAGGGAAAGATTACTGTTGAAGAAAATGATACGCCGGAAGATATCGCTGGTAAAGTTCACCAGATAGAATATGATATTTTTCCTTTAGCTATTGAGAAAGTATTGAATAAATAA
- the purM gene encoding phosphoribosylformylglycinamidine cyclo-ligase, with the protein MNTYKSAGVDKEEGYKTVDKIKKAVSETHNPNVLNNLGSFGAFYEIGGYKNPVLVSGTDGVGTKLKIALDTKQYGSIGIDCFAMCANDIVCHGAKPLFFLDYLACGKLDADVAAEIVLGMVEACKDNQCALIGGETAEMPGMYNPGDYDVAGFCVGIVEKDQVIDGSKIKAGDKIIALPSSGFHSNGFSLVRKVFPDFNEDFEGKPIHETLLVPTRLYYQSIQKLMNEMEIHGIAHITGGGLYENIPRIIPEGLCASVETKEIRIPSIMLELEKRGNIAREEMYGTFNMGVGMVVVLTEADAQKALALLPDAYLVGEITENAEKIQLI; encoded by the coding sequence ATGAATACCTACAAATCCGCAGGAGTTGACAAAGAAGAAGGGTACAAAACGGTGGACAAGATAAAAAAGGCCGTTAGTGAAACACATAACCCGAACGTGCTGAACAATCTTGGAAGCTTTGGTGCTTTTTATGAAATTGGTGGTTACAAAAACCCGGTACTGGTAAGTGGTACAGATGGAGTTGGTACCAAACTGAAAATAGCATTGGATACCAAACAATACGGTTCTATAGGAATCGATTGTTTCGCGATGTGTGCTAATGATATAGTATGCCACGGTGCAAAACCTTTATTCTTCTTAGACTACTTAGCTTGTGGAAAATTAGATGCCGATGTAGCAGCTGAAATCGTACTGGGAATGGTGGAAGCTTGTAAAGACAATCAATGTGCCCTTATTGGTGGTGAAACTGCTGAAATGCCGGGAATGTATAATCCTGGAGATTATGATGTAGCAGGTTTCTGTGTAGGTATTGTAGAGAAAGATCAGGTTATTGACGGTTCTAAAATCAAAGCCGGAGACAAAATTATTGCTTTACCAAGTTCAGGATTCCACTCTAATGGTTTCTCTCTGGTAAGAAAAGTATTCCCTGACTTCAATGAAGATTTCGAAGGAAAGCCTATTCACGAAACATTATTGGTACCTACAAGATTATATTACCAAAGCATTCAGAAACTGATGAATGAAATGGAGATCCATGGTATTGCTCACATTACTGGTGGAGGATTGTACGAAAATATTCCAAGAATTATTCCTGAAGGACTTTGTGCAAGTGTTGAAACAAAAGAAATCAGAATTCCGTCTATTATGTTGGAACTTGAAAAAAGAGGAAACATAGCACGTGAAGAAATGTATGGAACATTCAACATGGGAGTAGGTATGGTGGTTGTCCTTACAGAAGCTGATGCACAGAAAGCTTTAGCGCTTTTACCTGATGCTTACCTTGTAGGTGAAATTACAGAGAACGCTGAGAAAATCCAATTAATCTAA